The genomic region GCGACAAGGGGATCAGGGTCATGCCTTTGCGCGCCAGTTCGCCGGTCATTTTTCTTATTTCGTTTTTATGCAGGAGCAGACGGCGCGGCCGGCGCGGGTCGTGATTGAACTGGTGGCCGAATTCATACGGCCTGACGTGGAGATCGCGGAGAAAAACCTGTCCTTTTTCAATACCCGCGAATCCCGACGTCAGGTCCGCCTGGCCCTCGCGGATGGACTTCACCTCAGTCCCCAGCAGTTCTATGCCGGCTTCAAATCTTTCCAGGATAAAATAATCGTGCCGCGCCTTGCGGTTGACTATTTTCAGGCGGCGGGCGCTCTGTGTTTGCGATGATTTTGACATAAAACGACCAACTATCTCTCGCCAAGCCGCCAAGCTCGCAAAGTCTATTTGTTCTCAGCGTTCTTTGCGCCTTTGCAAGAGAA from Kiritimatiellia bacterium harbors:
- the smpB gene encoding SsrA-binding protein SmpB; protein product: MSKSSQTQSARRLKIVNRKARHDYFILERFEAGIELLGTEVKSIREGQADLTSGFAGIEKGQVFLRDLHVRPYEFGHQFNHDPRRPRRLLLHKNEIRKMTGELARKGMTLIPLSLYLNQRGLIKVELGLCRGKHAPDKRNRLRQETVERETARAVAAHARR